In one window of Desulforhabdus amnigena DNA:
- the ortA gene encoding 2-amino-4-oxopentanoate thiolase subunit OrtA, whose translation MAERAEKGSWVEIHGIVLEKGERAPQVPEDTQRVPLEMKVKGFLVHDAVVGGEAEIVTPAGRTLRGKLTAVNPPYTHMFGSPIPELSRIGGEVRAILREKGQAQ comes from the coding sequence ATGGCTGAACGCGCAGAGAAAGGTTCCTGGGTTGAAATTCACGGCATCGTGCTGGAAAAGGGTGAAAGAGCTCCACAGGTTCCCGAGGACACGCAAAGGGTCCCTCTGGAAATGAAGGTCAAGGGATTTCTGGTCCATGACGCCGTGGTGGGCGGGGAAGCTGAAATCGTCACGCCCGCCGGCCGGACGCTCAGGGGAAAACTCACAGCGGTCAATCCGCCGTACACGCACATGTTTGGTTCCCCGATTCCCGAACTCTCACGCATAGGAGGCGAAGTACGGGCGATTCTCAGGGAAAAGGGGCAGGCACAATGA